DNA sequence from the Nakaseomyces glabratus chromosome E, complete sequence genome:
TTTTTAGTGTATCTTTGTCAAAGAGTTCAGTGGACTCTGATATGGAACCTGAAGATATTTTAAGTCCATCAACATTAGAGGTAaatgatttgaaaagaCCTTTAATCATATCTTCCTTAACGTCTGTAGAGCCTAATTCATACACCAGAGCAAGACCACGCGCTGCAGACTCCTGCacaatttcatctttatGAATAAGAGCAGACACAAAGCACCTATGGATTTCGGCACATTTCTCAATTATTACTGGAGAGCTGCTAGTAAACTGTACCAATGATAGCAACCACATGGTTCCTGCCTTCTTCAGGGTAGGATTGGGACTGGTGCAAAGAGTCATTACTTTTTTTAGAACTTCCTCAGCATATCTATCGTTAAAGTCCTGTTTTAATTGAGTTACCAATTTAGGATCATAAATATCTAAATCATCCAATAAAATTTTAGAGTGCCAACCTCCGGCAATAATTGATATACATTCCCCCACGCTGAACAGATAATCGATCTCTTTTGAGTTTGTGGTTTTCCATAACAAGTCAGCGATGTTCTCCATTTCAGGAACACTGGAGGTGTACAACGATAAATAAGAAAGTACTCTTGTGCAATCCTCATCATTTAAGTATTTCTTTCccaataaaaaaagtaGTTTCTTGATTTTGGATTGTGTATCACTTGCATCTAAAATACATAAAAGGCCATACTTCAATATTTCAGCAGTGGCGGATAATActaattttctttcaaatgtGATAGattcagaaaagaaattttctAGCATGTCAAGAGTGGCATGTAACTGGGCTGTCATGTTCGCATCTTTATAGCCTCGCATACTTAACCTCGGTAATAAATGTGACAAAATAAGTATATTTGGTAGTATACTTTTTAAATGTTCATGAGATAGTTTAGAAGCAGTGAGGTCATTCGacaatttaaatttttctaTTAGTAAATTAGAGACTTCTTCAGATGATGAACCAATTATTCCCAAAGCTCTCGAGGAAGTGATTACTTCTGTATTAGGGTAAGTTGTGATATTGATTGCCAAGTATGATAAATTATCAACTTTATCATAGATATACTTTAATACATCTGAATGGCATGCTTTTAGTAGCAGTAATAGAAAATCTTGATATATGTGGTTTTTGGCTGCTGCGATTGATACTTGTGTTCCGGAGTGATCTCTCTCAGTAAATTCATCTAATAATAACCTTAATAAGTCAACAAAGTACTTTTCATGAATGCCACTAATATATTCTGATACAAGCTCCATTACATTGCTATCTGACACTATTGCTTCCTCGATCCGAACTAACCAATCTTGGTCTTGGACGATTATCGTATTCTTACCTTGAATCGCTTCTTCTACTAAACAATTTCTGAGAAAACTGACAGCATTATTAAGGCATTTATCTATAACTCGTTGGGAATTTCTGTCTTCTTTTAGTAAATGCACTTCCTCAAGAAGCAATGATGACATCGTTTTAAGGGTAGGtagttttgtttttgttatttggCTACCTAATTGTTGATCTAGACTTTCCACAACAGCATTAGCACTTGTTTTAAAAGAtttgaaataattaatTCTGAACCAATAAGGATGCAGCCCCTTTTTAGCTTCCTCAGTGATGTCTAATCTGTTTTCAGTAGATGTACCAAATATGTTGAGCATACGTGCTTCTTCGtcatcaaaagaaaatgctGAGTTAGTAAATTTTATTGCCATGTATCTGGCTGACATTAATGCATCCTCTCTTTCCTTACCTTCTACAGTACCAAGttttccattttctttgagtTCGATTTTATAATAGTCATCAGCTAATATCGAGTGTAGTAGCTTCTTTAGCTTTTTCTTGTTATCTGAATGAAGTTGGGGCAAGTGGTGCAATACTGAGTTCAATGCATGTTGGATACTAGCTGTACACTGAGGAATATCGTTCTTAAGTGATGTGAACAGGAACTcaatatatgatatatcCTTGATAAGGTCAAAATCGTTCTTTAACAAGTCACCTAGGGTCTCGTATTGAAGTTCTCTTTGCTTAATAGACAAGTTAAATTGTTGACCCTGTCCAAGTTGTAACCTTGGCCAACCGTTCGTTTGAATGTTATTTCTGATCATAGATGGTAAGTTGATTCCATAATGATCAGATTCCGAGCTGGCACTAGATATTAATGTTAAGCTATCATAATTGTTCTTGGCTACATGCCTGATGAAGGAAAGACAAAGAGAAGCCAGTTTGTGGTTAGTTGAATTTAATGAAATGGCACAGATTAGTTTGACATTTTCAGGACTTGTGGTCGCATAGATACTTCTATTCAAGATAGAAAAAATAGTTTCCTGGATATTAGAGCTAGTAGGAGGTATGCCATTACTTTTATCGCCTGTAAATAAGGAGATCATAAAATTGACAAAACTCTCGTTCTCGTATGGAATATGTACTCTTTTCAATCTGGTTATTGCTAGTTCTCCGAGGTCAGAGTTATCTGTAGATACTACGCATAAGAAAGTCACTAATGACACTGCTTTGAGATCATCATTGGTGGGGTCGTTCTCGGGATCTCTTAGTTGCTCTTCCATTGAAAACACAATTAGTCCCCTAGTGACAAAATGGAAAATAGCAGTCTTGTATCTCAATAGTTGGTCTTTGTTAAAGGCAACACCAGCTTTATATGTAAAAAATTCGATCTCCGCAGCGGACAACCCTGGGGATGAGTATCCTCTGGGGATGATGCCACTGTTAGTATTACTATTTGGCACCATCATAAAGAATTTGGTAAATTTCAACATTAAAAATTCTAAATCCCTTGGATCCTCGAGAGCAAGCAATTTTGATACTTGGTCTTCTTCTAGAGAAGATACCATTGGTGGTTTCCACAGCAGTAGTAATCTGCAAAGCAGGTTAAACATTCTCGCAGCACACATCTCTGGTAGCTGTGATATTCCACCCATGACAGTCGGTATCATCGCTTGGATCTCTTGAGAATCATTGAGCCTGTCCACACCCTTAGATGCAAAGAGCAATGAGTACAATGCAACGTTATTGTGACCATCTGCCTTCTTCGCTTGTTCTACCAGACGTAATACTGGAATCCTAACAGTAGGTAGAGAACCCAATCTCTGCAAAATATTCTTGATGCTCTCAAACACTTGTTGACGTACAGGTTCATGTGGAGACGCCAGTTTCAAAAGCAATGGCGCTAAAAACGTATCCAGTACAGCTTGAAACTTTTCGGCAGTATCTGCAAGCGCAAACCGAAGGTCAACCTTCTCTACCAAGtccttctctttctccatTTATCTCTGCCTGTGTTTCTATCCAAAACCTATACTGTGAATTCTGTTCTAAGCTACCAAGAATAAGATCTAAGACTTTACTGAAATATCGCCACTTTACCGCTATGCTCCAGCCCGATTTAAAGGGTTCTAGCAGGATACTGAGGAAGTCTGGAAAAAAAcgaaaatatataaatcaCGTGACACATATAGAAACTTGCTCTTTAGTATTCTAGTTTGTAGTTTGAGGGTTAAGAAGGAAAGACTTGAAGTGAACGTCTGAGGTCTACAATGAAAGACGAGGCTAGTCCACGTCTTTCTTCAGGGTACGTAGGTGGTACTCATGTCAAAGGGTCCTATCTGTGGATGGGTTGGGCAGAAACGCCATCCTTGTAGTGAGTGTGCATTTGTATTTGATTCGTAACTTTACAAGGTCTTAGAAATTTACCTGGTTCCCTGCAGGACGTTTCAGTGTTTTAGTTGAAATCGTTGAGAAAGTTAAGTAGTGGACAACAATTAGAGAGTGGGCATTTTTTGGTCTTACTAACATGATGCTGCGTGATTACGTTGTTCGACTCGGTCATCACCGAATAAGCAGACAGAACAAGAAATGAGCTTTTAAGAATACAGTAGTGGGCCATTGAGAGAACAATGGAGGAGGAGAATAGTTTGGAGGGGGCTCGCCTACATGATTGTTTTCCGGGAGGGTCctaaatatatatactgcAAATTATTTATGGATGTTGAAAATAAGATGTGAGTATTATTAACCATGGAATTAATCATATTTGTGTGTTCTTTCACTTTTTATTTGGTTTTAGGTTGCATAACCATAGAAGACACAATTGTATAACAGGCACAATAACAATGATTAGAAGAGGAGTTTTGAGTTTGGGTATCAGTGGCAGGAGATTGATGTCCACTGAGGCTCCAAGGCTAAAGACTTTCAAGATTTACAGATGGAACCCAGACCAACCGGAGGTCAAGCCTAAGTTGCAAGAATTCAAAGTTGACTTAAATGAATGTGGACCTATGGTTTTGGATGCTTTGttgaaaatcaaagatGAGCAAGATGCTTCTTTGACCTTCAGAAGATCATGTAGAGAAGGTATTTGTGGTTCATGTGCCATGAATATTGGTGGTAGAAACACATTGGCCTGTCTATGTAAGATTGATCAAGATACTTCCAAGCAAGCCAAGATCTATCCATTGCCTCACATGTTCATCGTCAAGGATTTGGTTCCAGACTTAACAAACTTCTACCAACAATATAAATCAATCAAACCATATTTGCAAAGAAAGGACTACCCTGCTGATGGGAAGGAAGTCTTGCAATCTATTGAAGATCGTAAGAAATTGGATGGTTTGTATGAATGTATATTGTGTGCCTGTTGTTCAACTTCCTGTCCATCTTATTGGTGGAACCAAGAGGAATATTTGGGTCCTGCTGTGTTAATGCAAGCTTACAGATGGTTGGTAGACTCTAGAGACCAAGCTAcccaagaaagaaaagatatgCTAAATAACTCAATGTCTTTGTACAGATGTCACACTATCATGAACTGTACAAAGACGTGCCCAAAGGGTCTAAATCCAGGTGAGTCAATTGCTAAGATTAAACAACAATTAGCCTTCTAAATTGTGACTACATTCCCATCTTCCTAACGTTTATGTTAGTTTGACGAGTACTGCGCCATGAGATGACTGGTATGATATAGTCAATCCCAATGTATACAGTACTAACCAAAAGCTTCAAATTATTTATACGTGCAAACcacattatatatattgctCTAGTTGAAGTTTCCTATTGATTATTTATTATCCTTATTTATTAGCCTTATTTATTAGCCTTacatttatttaatttttacCCTTATTTATCactttctttatttaaAGAATGTTACTACTGTATATATGCTAATTCAAAGTATTATACTTAATAtcattgtttttatatCTCAAGGCACATCAGATTATATTCAGAGCAATATGACTACTATTGACCATTGCATTTAGCAGATCGATAGTTTCGTACAGAAAGGCATAAATATTACAAGTATTTTGGCAGGCCCGAACTCAACTAGCCCTGATACAATTTCGCCTGTTCTTTAATGTATTTAGGGCTTGCTCAATTGTAGCATAAAAATATCAGTATcaatttataatatattcagCTGTAACAATAAGCTATAACATTAGGTGGTTGCTAACTTCCATATAAAATGAGCAAAGGACCATCGTTTGTTACTGTGCGCAGCGAAGCCATTTCGCGTGAATCCAAAACTGAATCATTGCTTGGTAAATATTCAACATATGCGCAAGCTGCAAGTTCTGATGCTACCTCGCAGGAGAAGCATTTAGATGAGcaaattgaaaaactgCTGGGTGAAAGACAAGACATTATAGACAATTTGACAAAGATAGCGGAAGACACTCCAAATATATCTGCGTCAAAGCAGTCCCAATTGCAACGTCACAGAGAGATTTTACAAGAGCACTGGAAGAACTTTAGAGGAATAAGGTCTTCTATTCAACAAGAACGTAATCGTTTGAACTTATTGTTTAGTGTTAAGAATGATATCgcacaacaacaacaggCAACTGATAATGAATTAtttaatgatgaagaagcaTACAACCAGAATGAATCCAGAAGAATAGATCAGTCACATAATATCCTTGATCGTCTAATAGTTCAAGCATGGGAGACAAGAGAGAACTTCAATGCTCAGAGCTCAACTCTAAATAGTGCTGGCAATAAGGCTTTGCAAACATTACAGAGGATTCCAGGTGTGAATCTATTGATTGGTAAGATtggaacaagaagaaggaaaaatgCAATTATATTAGCTTCGGTCACTACCATatgtattttgtttttattctttACTTGGTGACCACCTCGTAATCCATGTAAATACATTTGATAGATGTAGCAGGCAGAGGAAACACAATCTCCTTCTctagaagagaaaagaacaCCAATATCTTTAATTAATTCTATATATctgataatatttttgacCTATGATTTGTAACCAACAACTATTTAGTAATCGCATTTGGAAAAATGTTAAAGGGgaaatttttgaacaaaatataaattaagAGCGTATCCTTGATGGACATAATAAGCTTCCTAAAATAAGTAGATTTCAAgtaaatttttattctttttatatCAGTTTATAGATAGAATGATTAAGAAGATGCAATATCCGAGTTATAAAGATATTAAGTGTCATCAATGCataattttaattaaaaagaTATTAGTCTCacaaaaaatagaaaagtaaaaaaatacaacaaaAATAGCAGGCCACCAGAGAAGAAAGGTTATGTGAATAAGAGAAAATCTCTGGCATTACCATATGAATATAGaatcatcaaatattgCGTAagttataaatataacCTGGCGTTATGAGTGGAGTGGTAACAATTCATGTAAACTCACATTTACTTTATGAGTAAGAGACCCTAATATGACACCTTCTCATCAGTAGCATTATGAATGGAGTGCTTATCAGAGTTATCAACCGAATCACTTTGGGAGTGACCTAAAGAAGCAGTTTCAATTGAATCCTCTTCCAAGATAGTGGTTGAGTTATTGTGCCTACTTCTACCACCCCTTTGTGATACAGATTGGAATCTAACAAATTTTCCAGCTTCATCAGCTGGGTTACCTCCTTGGTTGGGTTTAACATTAGTCTTAGCAGTCTTTGGTTTGTCTTTGAAGTCGTTGTCGGTCAagttatcatcatcatcattctGATATGAAAAATCTGACAAGTCGGAtgttcttctctttctggTTCTGTTCTTCCAGCCAGGGCGCCTGTGCCAAAGCTTCATaaacttttctttgtatAGAGACAATGGCCAATTCACTGGAGATTCATGACCTTGGTAAATACAGAAATCATAAAGTAATGCACCTGTCATGGAACCCCAGAATGGGACAATCATAGGAACCCAGAAATAACGATGATGGTGAATCCACAAGTTCTTTCTGTCGAAACCTAAGGCCCATAGAGCAAGACGTGGACCCAAGTCACGAGCAGCGTTCATAGCGGAACCTGTTTGGAAAGACATAGAGGAGTTAACAACCAAAGCCATTAAGAATAGTAGCAATGGGAAGATATCAGCCGACAAAGATGTATATGGATCTGTTAAAGCGAACACACATAATTGCATTGCAGCTGTACACATGAATTCAGATGTAATCTGTCTCTCTGTTGATAAATATGGCTTTGGTGATGTAACGAAGAAGCCTGCAACGGTTTCACTTTCATACCAATGTGGGTAACCTTCCATGATAACCCTCTTGTAATAGATGTATGACAACAAGCAAGCCATGAAACCACCTAACAATTGACCAGCAAAATAGAAAGGCATCTTCCTGGCTGGGAAACCtctaaagaagaaagtagTGACGGTTGCAGCAGGGTTTAAATGGGCACCAGAAATGGCAGAACCACCGGCAGCAAAATAACCCATAACCACAGCAGCAGCCCAGTTCTTTGGAACATTATCTGCGGTACCGGAGGTAGTGGTTGAAACTAACAATGGCAAAGCGTTCAGGATTTCTAAAGTATCATTTGTGACAGCCTTAGTTCTGTTTAGTCTTTCGACGTATGCTAAATATTGATTTCTTTGGATTTGTGCACCTGCGTTAACTTGAATATCAATACATTGACCGAAGAAAACCATCATCATGGTACCGAGAAATTCAGCCAAGAATTCTTTCAAGTAGTAACGCTTGACAGAAGACCATTTGGAGATAGGGTGGAAAGTAGAAGGCAAGACTGTTGGTGTTTGTGGATTCTGGTGAAGAATCTTTGGCTTAACCATCATTGGCACGTTATCTCTCAATGGATCGTCAATGTCCAAATCTTCCTCCCCATGAATTTCATCACCATTCTCGCCGTGGCCTCCAAGACCGTCGTTATTTCTTTGGAAATCGTTGTTGTTTGCATTTATGGTAGCAGTGGCTGCTCTTTGTCTGCGGCTTCTAGCAGCCAGCTCTTCCATAGCATCCTGACTGTTCGGTATCACCTCTTGAATAGGGAATATAGTGTTATCATCTCTTCCTAGTCTGTATTCTGGGATATAGTTAGTGTGAGGCATCACTGAAGGTTCATATTCCATGCTTTGTCTTTCAAAGTCATAGTTAGAGCCTGTGTTGCTTCCACGTCTGCCTGGCCGACGACTGTGGTTATCACCGTGACGCCCATTGTGTTGATCCTTTCCCAGGATGTCACTCATAGCATCATGAATAGATTCCATCTTTGTCAAGCTGGAGTCTCAAAGTGTAGTATATtattcttcaaagaaaagtagTAAAATGTAGATTGTCGAGTTGTTTTAGTATTGTTTTGAGATAGTCCtcttaataaatattatctCAAAACGCAGTCTAAGAGTTTATTAAAGAAGATGTAAAAAGAAGTTTGGTAATCGGAGAGAAACTCATCTGATATAAATACGATTAATCAGAACACAAATCATATATGATGGGGAAGAGAAGTAAAAGACAGGGGGAGCAAGTGGAGAAGTAAATCaatgatgaaataaaaatactCCTAACATGAAAAGGAATAGACAAGTTGTCCATAAGAGTAACtaaagcaaagaaaaaaaaaatcgaaaATAGGAGTTGGGAGACCTAAAATCTTGTAGAAAAACTCCATTGTTTTTCTTGTGCAAGTAATGTTGTTCACATGGATAACAAAATACTCTTCTTAAATTACAGAATAGGTAAGTCCGTGGACAAatgtttatttttcttcttcttgaaactAGTCTAACTTGCGATAGGTTAGTGAGAAGAAGGGACCCGGAAGAGCGGCTCTTCTAATCTTAGGCCGGAACAATTCAAAGATTATTGCTTTCATGATGTAAGAAAACTCAAATAAGATGATTTACAGTAAaggaaactgaaaaaaaagagatagGAAAGGTCGGAAAAACTTTCTTGGTACGAGCAGTTGTCTGTGCCCAGCAAATATCTTCACCACTTCTCCAACAAGCTTTTCCAAAGCAGAATTTAGACTACGTAATGCTCTGAGATCGAGAAACTGTAAAAATCCTCGATTTGGTAATATTACCAAATACTTACAGTTTTCTATGCCTTTATCatttagaagaagaaaacaacaaaGGGATCTGAATACACAGACATTCAATAGAGAAAAAGGAAATTAATCACAAAACCAGCTGATTTACTAACAAGCCCTTGCAGTAGTGTATAATCCTAAGATCGGAAAAACTCTCTACATCGTCAATTAGCCAATCTTAAAATTTTCGGAAAATTCCATCTTTCTATTATTTACGAAAACCAGCTCAGACACAGCCGCAGCTTTCTAACAGTTGTAcatgaaaagaaacaagatCAGTTCGAGACTTTGATCATCATAAAAGGAAGAAGCAAGCCCTGggaaaaataaaaggaaaaaagaagaaacttGGTACCGTATCTTATTACTGTCTCTCTCctattatcattttccTTGTGTTACAATCACATTGTACGTACATCAATTTTTTACTTTGCGTGCACAATGACTTCCCCTTTCTTTGAGAAGTCCTTAGCAGTTAATAAGAAAATGACCCACTAGAGACATCCAAACTCACGAAAAAGACACTAGTAGATAGAATACAAGTGGTATGGAACTACAGCCGTATTATTCTTGCCTCCTATTTTTTACTGTGCAATGCAGCAGCTCTGTTTATTGTGCCAAGTTCCAAAACAAAAGACCAAAACGGGTGTAGTAAGTTTAGTGCCGATCAAGTTTGGGAAACCCACCATTTCGGCATTTACCTAACTATCATGGCAAGATGTGAAAAAACAAACGAACGCGAATTCACTGTTCCATTTCCGTACATTATATTCAGTGCCATCCCAGTATAGGGAAGAAGCCTTAAGTCTAAATTTGGAGGTCTGCCCCTTACCCCTCCCCCACGGATTATTGGGGGGGAAGGGGGAGAAACATACGTAGCAGTTCCAAGAAATCCCACAGATCTAATTCATGAAGAGCTGTTACGCTGGCGAATTGAGAGCACATTACGTTCAGGACAATGTTGTTCGAACTGAACTGTGGGACCAACAAAAACCCATGCTGGGAAGTGCTTCCAGTAGAGGGAGAAAGAATAGAATGTGTCACAACCACTCTGAAACACTCGCACAGCTCAACCGCAGACCTAATCGTCCTCTGTGGTAGGAAAAAGGAGAAACAGCCGCACTTGATTCGTCTCACTTCTTATCCCGATGGGAGGCAGAATCTTATCGGCACAGCAGCATCGCAGATCAATCCAATCCCGCTCAGCGACCTATATCGCGGCTGTTTCACTGGAATCTCCAAAAAGAACTGTACAGTACATATAATTATAGTTAATTGGCGGGGAGGGAGATTTCGGGTATTATCGCTTCACTCCCCTCTACCCCCACCAATCTGGCATATCCCTTTTACTTAATCCTAAGTATACGCACACGTTCTCTACCCGTCTCCAACtgccccccccccacaTTTAATTTCCAATCCTTTTTTATCAATCTTAAGAAGTGCACACAATAAAGGATAAAGTGTCAAACAGATAATGTATctctgaagaaaataaggGTCTATTAACACAAAAGATTTGCTTTATAACCTCCAACTCTAGGCATTTATGAGACAATAAAGACTAGCGAGAATTCGGCCACTCATAGAACTCATAGATATCATTGTAATTGCCCCGcacttattttttgtattatatacTGTTGGCTCTCCAAAGTTAGGTACAGAATACCTATAATCTAGTGCAGTCTTACAGTAGGCTACAACGGCTCTTTTTTTAACTCTAACTCATCTATCAATCCCGAAGAGCTCTTTTAATGGGTTTATATAATCCTTTCCCATAGGACATTTTCAAAACATTTTAGAGCCCTTTGACGTATCTTACACTCGTGTGCACAAGAACAACGCCTCTCTAACTAAATAGAATGGTGCAAAAACAATGCTTATTTGGAATACAACAATCTTTgtaaaacaacaaaaaaaaataatatataaatggCCTCGAATGTTACCTTTCTAACATTTAAGTTTAAGGTCCCCTCCCTttgaaaaaggaaaattACTATTAGTTTTTTAAGAATTATAAATCATCaactaacaaaaaaaaaatacacaCAATAATACACACAATGATTTCCGTTAACGACGGTAATATCCAGATGGATAAAGACGGTAACATCCCTCTGATCGCTTCTATTGACGTGGGTACTACATCTTCCCGtgtcattttcttcaacaaacaGGGTCAAGAAGTCGCTAAGCACCAAATCGAATACTCTACATCTGCCTCTACTCAGAAATATGCTGTACATGGTTCACGTAGACAGTCCATCAAGGACCAAACCAAGATGGCTAACCCAGAAAAGGACAAACCAGTGTTCACAAGTGAAGGTATTGCCATCAAGGAAAACGAGTACTTGACCATCGAAGAATTCCACGGTGCTAATGAAGGACCAACTTTGAAATTCCCTAAACCAGGCTGGGTCGAATGTAACCCAATGAATGTCTTGGTTAACGTTGTTCAGTGTCTAGGTACTACTTACGAGCTGCTCGATAACTTGAACAACGACCGTGCCCAAAACAACCTGCCGCTATACAGAGTCGACTGTGTCGGTGTAGCTAATATGAGAGAAACTACTATTGTTTGGTCTAAGAAGACCGGTATGCCAATTGTGGATTACGGTATTGTCTGGAATGACACCCGTACTCTAGACTTGGttaagagaaagaagaaagaaactgaaaaggAGAAGAGATTACGTATGAAGGACAAGACCGGTTTGTCTGTTTTCTCTACATACTTCTCTTGTTCAAAACTTGTATGGCTTTTGGAGA
Encoded proteins:
- a CDS encoding succinate dehydrogenase iron-sulfur subunit (CAGL0E03850g~Ortholog(s) have mitochondrion localization) — encoded protein: MIRRGVLSLGISGRRLMSTEAPRLKTFKIYRWNPDQPEVKPKLQEFKVDLNECGPMVLDALLKIKDEQDASLTFRRSCREGICGSCAMNIGGRNTLACLCKIDQDTSKQAKIYPLPHMFIVKDLVPDLTNFYQQYKSIKPYLQRKDYPADGKEVLQSIEDRKKLDGLYECILCACCSTSCPSYWWNQEEYLGPAVLMQAYRWLVDSRDQATQERKDMLNNSMSLYRCHTIMNCTKTCPKGLNPGESIAKIKQQLAF
- the FPS2 gene encoding MIP/aquaporin family protein (CAGL0E03894g~Glycerol transporter; involved in flucytosine resistance; double fps1/fps2 mutant accumulates glycerol, has constitutive cell wall stress, is hypersensitive to caspofungin in vitro and in vivo), which translates into the protein MESIHDAMSDILGKDQHNGRHGDNHSRRPGRRGSNTGSNYDFERQSMEYEPSVMPHTNYIPEYRLGRDDNTIFPIQEVIPNSQDAMEELAARSRRQRAATATINANNNDFQRNNDGLGGHGENGDEIHGEEDLDIDDPLRDNVPMMVKPKILHQNPQTPTVLPSTFHPISKWSSVKRYYLKEFLAEFLGTMMMVFFGQCIDIQVNAGAQIQRNQYLAYVERLNRTKAVTNDTLEILNALPLLVSTTTSGTADNVPKNWAAAVVMGYFAAGGSAISGAHLNPAATVTTFFFRGFPARKMPFYFAGQLLGGFMACLLSYIYYKRVIMEGYPHWYESETVAGFFVTSPKPYLSTERQITSEFMCTAAMQLCVFALTDPYTSLSADIFPLLLFLMALVVNSSMSFQTGSAMNAARDLGPRLALWALGFDRKNLWIHHHRYFWVPMIVPFWGSMTGALLYDFCIYQGHESPVNWPLSLYKEKFMKLWHRRPGWKNRTRKRRTSDLSDFSYQNDDDDNLTDNDFKDKPKTAKTNVKPNQGGNPADEAGKFVRFQSVSQRGGRSRHNNSTTILEEDSIETASLGHSQSDSVDNSDKHSIHNATDEKVSY
- the GOS1 gene encoding Gos1p (CAGL0E03872g~Ortholog(s) have SNAP receptor activity, role in Golgi vesicle transport, vesicle fusion and Golgi medial cisterna, SNARE complex localization) gives rise to the protein MSKGPSFVTVRSEAISRESKTESLLGKYSTYAQAASSDATSQEKHLDEQIEKLLGERQDIIDNLTKIAEDTPNISASKQSQLQRHREILQEHWKNFRGIRSSIQQERNRLNLLFSVKNDIAQQQQATDNELFNDEEAYNQNESRRIDQSHNILDRLIVQAWETRENFNAQSSTLNSAGNKALQTLQRIPGVNLLIGKIGTRRRKNAIILASVTTICILFLFFTW
- the ECM29 gene encoding Ecm29p (CAGL0E03828g~Ortholog(s) have protein complex scaffold activity), producing MEKEKDLVEKVDLRFALADTAEKFQAVLDTFLAPLLLKLASPHEPVRQQVFESIKNILQRLGSLPTVRIPVLRLVEQAKKADGHNNVALYSLLFASKGVDRLNDSQEIQAMIPTVMGGISQLPEMCAARMFNLLCRLLLLWKPPMVSSLEEDQVSKLLALEDPRDLEFLMLKFTKFFMMVPNSNTNSGIIPRGYSSPGLSAAEIEFFTYKAGVAFNKDQLLRYKTAIFHFVTRGLIVFSMEEQLRDPENDPTNDDLKAVSLVTFLCVVSTDNSDLGELAITRLKRVHIPYENESFVNFMISLFTGDKSNGIPPTSSNIQETIFSILNRSIYATTSPENVKLICAISLNSTNHKLASLCLSFIRHVAKNNYDSLTLISSASSESDHYGINLPSMIRNNIQTNGWPRLQLGQGQQFNLSIKQRELQYETLGDLLKNDFDLIKDISYIEFLFTSLKNDIPQCTASIQHALNSVLHHLPQLHSDNKKKLKKLLHSILADDYYKIELKENGKLGTVEGKEREDALMSARYMAIKFTNSAFSFDDEEARMLNIFGTSTENRLDITEEAKKGLHPYWFRINYFKSFKTSANAVVESLDQQLGSQITKTKLPTLKTMSSLLLEEVHLLKEDRNSQRVIDKCLNNAVSFLRNCLVEEAIQGKNTIIVQDQDWLVRIEEAIVSDSNVMELVSEYISGIHEKYFVDLLRLLLDEFTERDHSGTQVSIAAAKNHIYQDFLLLLLKACHSDVLKYIYDKVDNLSYLAINITTYPNTEVITSSRALGIIGSSSEEVSNLLIEKFKLSNDLTASKLSHEHLKSILPNILILSHLLPRLSMRGYKDANMTAQLHATLDMLENFFSESITFERKLVLSATAEILKYGLLCILDASDTQSKIKKLLFLLGKKYLNDEDCTRVLSYLSLYTSSVPEMENIADLLWKTTNSKEIDYLFSVGECISIIAGGWHSKILLDDLDIYDPKLVTQLKQDFNDRYAEEVLKKVMTLCTSPNPTLKKAGTMWLLSLVQFTSSSPVIIEKCAEIHRCFVSALIHKDEIVQESAARGLALVYELGSTDVKEDMIKGLFKSFTSNVDGLKISSGSISESTELFDKDTLKTTDGSISTYKDILSLASEVGDPSIVYQFMSLAKNSMLWSSRKGIAFSLGSIMSKASLEKYLIQNKDLANKLIPKLYRYKFDPYTVVAQSMNDIWNTLIVDSKSTIDQYFDSILLELLEGMGNKEWRVREASTTALMDFVRSQPEEKFSGKILDIWTMAFRSMDDIKESVREAGTRFTTVLSKMLVRSIDTSNNVSPEHSEEILSNILPFLMGTKGINSDAEDVKNFSLKLLLDLVKNSPKPLSKFAPEIIYQFITLFSSLEPQVVNYLSLNAKNYNIDMKEIDNQRKNGIAVSPLFEALTKLIGTTNENQVSEVVDAVIRGIKKSIGLPSKVAAAQVVILIVKHYSLAIKQYSGKLLKRCVDMFEDKNEAVSIAYAQSFGYIYKVISAEKSLKYAKQLKVLFFSNSIDHIKIVVAAAILSLFRNAPSEFAELARVLTPVILLGKNDIDQATANVFSDLWTDTASSGAGTTKLYLDEIIDTIRDNIQSNDFSTRRSCAKTIAGISLSIDENTPRKTLSKIFDVTIQSLSGRSWDGKEDIVSALVSISEKCTTYLNGNKELATKIETTLCTEISRNNIRYVRSISKDYLRFVRIVPSDKLYCSFNKELLTKLFAENDENAATEIKTNPEVQLQSNKRMKTSITQHLSKDNIQAVDFMIQVLHEMAKDCIPYMENKYPLEFLNMILEYAQHLTLSHTMSKTWRVRESVCLIITELCKNFPLTIINQEIEDKFKSIWSSIFNENKTHETTENVKIETIRLGGEMIKKFSKLSDQIQRDLSIFTEEELSTARLAVELKNVGI